In Cryptococcus neoformans var. grubii H99 chromosome 9, complete sequence, a genomic segment contains:
- a CDS encoding extradiol ring-cleavage dioxygenase, protein MSRWSPALWAITILFAIIAIQAFHARIVNYTSKGVQSAIKNNAFREQSFSTMTAANTSKVGDVYFLSHGGPPTIEQYDSAPYEGWKKFGKMLEANPPKGIVVVSAHWENQDAFRPGVIVNNNSSNPLIYDFYGFPKHLYELKFRSRAEPELQNKVIEALTRGGITVNRADRGLDHGVWVPFRAALGDGTDLPLVQVSLPASSDPRESVKVGKALASLRQEGYAIIGTGQVVHNLRDLFTGGGLPYTSTFLNAVSIAVSEPDPVASTLKLTAHPLYRRAHPTDEHFFPLLVASGAVQPGEKVEEIYKGVVDIGGRNVKNDGLGWGMWRWTAA, encoded by the exons ATGTCCCGCTGGTCGCCTGCTCTCTGGGCCATAACCATCCTTTTCGCAATCATCGCCATTCAAGCTTTCCACGCTAGAATCGTTAACTACACCTCTAAGGGTGTCCAGTCAGCCATCAAGAACAACGCATTCCGAGAACAATCATTCAGTACCATGACTGCAGCTAATACTTCCAAGGTTGGGGATGTTTACTTTCTCTCTCATGGA GGCCCACCAACTATTGAGCAATATGACTCTGCGCCATATGAAGGTTGGAAGAAATTTGGGAAAATGTTGGAAGCCAACCCACCCAAGGGTATTGTCGTTGTTTCAGCTCACTGGGAGAATCAAGATGCCTTCCGTCCAGGAGTCATCG TCAATAACAACTCCTCCAATCCGTTGATTTATGATTTCTACGGTTTTCCAAAACATCTTTACGAACTTAAATTTAGATCAAGGGCCGAACCTGAATTACAGAACAAGGTTATAGAGGCTTTGACGCGGGGTGGAATCACTGTCAACAGGGCCGATAGGGGTTTGGATCATGGTGTCTGGG TTCCCTTCAGAGCTGCCCTTGGAGATGGAACCGATTTACCTTTAGTGCAGGTCTCCTTGCCCGCCTCTTCTGATCCAAGAGAGTCTGTCAAGGTCGGTAAGGCGCTTGCCAGTCTTCGACAAGAGGGTTATGCAATTATTGGCACTGGCCAAGTTGTTCACAACCTCCGCGATCTTT TTACTGGTGGCGGCTTGCCCTACACTTCTACTTTCCTGAATGCTGTCAGCATTGCCGTATCTGAGCCGGACCCCGTTGCTTCGACCCTCAAACTAACAGCACACCCTCTTTACCGAAGGGCCCATCCCACAGATGAGcatttctttcctcttttggTGGCGTCTGGAGCTGTCCAACCTGGAgaaaaggttgaggagatcTACAAAGGAGTTGTGGATATTGGTGGTAGGAATGTGAAGAATGACGGATTGGGTTGGGGTATGTGGCGGTGGACTGCCGCTTAA
- a CDS encoding malate dehydrogenase (oxaloacetate-decarboxylating) — MPSTTLTRLSKSLAMSSSNSTVRVALRGGAILNNPRFNKGSAFTHEERSELALRGRLPYAVDSLEVQIKRAYEQYKSRETNVLKNSFLQSMKAQNWTLFYALLQAHLVEMFPVVYTPTEADAIADYSHLFRRSEGLYLTPPGEKNMEEDFLDACEGRELELIVVSDGEAILGIGDQGSGGISISGAKAVIYSLIVGIDPAKCLAITLDVGTNNQDLLNDPLYIGYREKRLRGDPYDQFVDKFVGLVKKHQPKCLLHFEDFGVTNAERLLRKYRDQHSIFNDDIQGTGAVTLAAVQAAIGVTKSSLKDQRIVIYGSGSAGLGIARQLRDAIALDSSASPSEAAKQFWLIDKHGLIKKSLGKDKIRSEIEDEFIRNESDWGEGETGLKEVVKKVKPTVLIGTSTQAGAFTEEVVKEMSKHVDRPIIFPLSNPTRLCEAQPKDVSEWSKGKALMSTGSPFDPVNIPDSDEKYIVAECNNALIYPGLGLGTILSKSSKMTDKMIVAGAQRLGQLAPALVKKDANKSLLPDFGDAQKVNFEVALAVLEQAMEEGVARAKDIPEDKDERRKWAENNRWSPGYPQFKYDPEGLK, encoded by the exons ATGCCATCCACTACACTCACACGTTTATCGAAGAGCTTAGCCATGTCATCTAGCAACTCCACAGTCAGAGTGGCTCTCCGTGGCGGCGCTATCCTCAACAATCCTAGATTCAACAAGGGTAGCGCTTTCACCCACGAAGAGAGATCTGAGCTTGCTTTGAGGGGGAGATTGCCTTATGC AGTGGACTCTCTTGAAGTACAGATAAAGCGCGCCTATGAACAGTACAAATCTAGGGAAACGAATGTGTTGAAAAACTCCTTCTTGCAGTCTATGAAAG CCCAAAACTGGACCCTATTCTACGCACTTCTCCAGGCCCATCTCGTAGAGATGTTCCCAGTCGTTTACACTCCCACCGAGGCCGATGCCATTGCCGACTATTCCCATCTTTTCAGAAGAAGTGAAGGCTTGTATCTTACTCCACCTGGGGAGAAGAATATGGAGGAGGACTTTCTAGATGCATGCGAAGGGAGAGAGCTTGAATTG ATCGTCGTTTCGGATGGCGAAGCAATTTTAGGTATCGGAGACCAAGGATCCGGAGGTATTAGTATCTCAGGTGCCAAAGCTGTCATTTACAGTCTTATCGTTGGTATTGA TCCGGCCAAGTGTTTGGCTATCACCCTTGACGTAGGCACGAACAACCAGGATTTGCTGAATGATCCTCTGTACATC GGATACAGGGAGAAAAGGTTGCGAGGTGATCCCTACGACCAGTTCGTAGACAAGTTTGTGGGGCTTGTCAAAAAGCACCAGCCGAAATGCCTTCTGCATTTTGAAGACTTT GGTGTCACCAATGCTGAACGACTCCTCAGAAAATACAG AGACCAGCATTCCATT TTCAACGATGATATCCAAGGAACAGGAGCGGTAACT CTTGCGGCTGTTCAGGCAGCTATTGGTGTGACCAAGAGCTCT CTTAAAGATCAGCGAATTGTGATTTATGGGTCTGGTTCAGCAGGTCTCGGTATTGCTAGGCAGCTTCGAGATGCCATCGCTCTCGactcttccgcctctccTTCCGAAGCAGCCAAGCAGTTCTGGTTAATTGACAAGCATGGGCTTATAAAGAAATCACTTGGAAAGGATAAGATCAGGAgtgagattgaagatgaattcATCCGAAATGAAAGTGATTGGGGGGAGGGCGAGACCGGCTTGAAGGAGGTGGTAAAGAAGGTCAAGCCCACTGTATTGATTGGGACCAGTACGCAAGCTGGAGCCTTCACTGAAGAGGTA GTTAAAGAAATGTCTAAACATGTGGATAGGCCTATCATCTTCCCGCTCAGTAATCCCACCAGACTTTGTGAAGCTCA ACCGAAGGACGTCAGTGAATGGAGTAAGGGTAAGGCCCTGATGTCGACTGGATCTCCCTTCGACCCAGTGAATATTCCAGATTCTGATGAGAAGTACATCGTGGCCGAATGCAACAAT GCTCTGATCTACCCTGGATTGGGTCTCGGAACCATTCTCTCTAAGTCATCAAAGATGACAGACAAGATGATAGTAGCCGGTGCTCAACGTCTGGGCCAGCTCGCTCCCGCCTTGGTCAAAAAGGATGCCAACAAGTCCTTGCTTCCTGACTTTGGTGACGCTCAAAAGGTTAATTTCGAAGTGGCTTTGGCAGTGCTGGAGCAGGcgatggaggagggcgtagcaagggcaaaggaTATCCCGGAGGAtaaggatgagagaaggaagtgggCAGAAAACAATAGGTGGTCGCCTGGTTATCCCCAATTTAAGTATGACCCGGAAGGTTTGAAATAA
- a CDS encoding ubiquitin-conjugating enzyme E2 I has translation MSNLAQARLHEERKQWRKDHPFGFYARPTKAADGTLNIMSWEVGIPGKAGTDWEGGIYVVKMNFPDEFPTKPPKCKFDPPLFHPNVYPSGTICLSILDEEKSWKPSITVKQICLGIQDLLEHANVNDPAQVEAYHMFKNDRTSYDKRIRQQAVERRPK, from the exons ATG AGCAATTTGGCCCAAGCGCGACTTCacgaggagaggaagcaaTGGAGAAAAGACCATCCATTT GGCTTCTATGCCAGACCAACAAAGGCGGCTGATGGAACCTTGAACATTATGAGTTGGGAAGTTGGAATACCAGGGAAGGCTGGT ACTGACTGGGAAGGAGGTATCTACGTTGTCAAGATGAACTTTCCGGACG AATTCCCTACAAAGCCTCCAAAGT GCAAGTTTGATCCTCCCCTCTTTCATCCCAACGTCTATCCCTCTGGAACAATTTGTCTCTCCATTTTGGACGAAGAAAAGTCTTGGAAACCCTCGATCACCGTCAAGCAAATCTGTCTTGGTATCCAAGATTTGCTTGAACATGCTAATGTAAATGATCCTGCTCAGGTGGAGGCGTATCACATGTTCAA GAACGATCGCACATCCTATGACAAGCGTATCAGGCAGCAGGCTGTTGAACGCCGACCCAAGTAG
- a CDS encoding large subunit ribosomal protein L31, producing MLGAFRPTSFVSGGLLWKNPWRLSPTRKANQRKRLKRVDDVISMVAESGVTTRSLVKALALPTEAEMNPRDKYTTFSKRDPGYRKSQHKVPKWTRLTLRENPKGF from the exons ATGCTCGGAGCATTCAGACCTACATCCTTTGTTTCCGGAGGTCTTCTCTG GAAAAATCCCTGGCGTCTTTCTCCGACCCGGAAAGCTAATCAGCGCAAGCGCCTGAAGAGGGTCGACGATGTTATCTCCATGGTGGCTGAAAGCGGAGTGACGACACGCAGCCTGGTGAAGGCTTTGGCCTTACCAACTGAGGCGGAAATGAACCCAAGAG ACAAGTATACAACGTTCTCAAAACGTGATCCCGGTTACAGAAAGAGTCAACATAAAGTGCCAAAGTGGACACGA TTGACGTTACGCGAAAACCCCAAGGGTTTCTAA